Proteins co-encoded in one Thamnophis elegans isolate rThaEle1 chromosome 1, rThaEle1.pri, whole genome shotgun sequence genomic window:
- the LSP1 gene encoding lymphocyte-specific protein 1 isoform X2: protein MTSAILRRNSSKQGLQNLIRLTAQWSVEDEEEAARERRRRERERQLRSQTEDGLNSTSEVAVQESRIDGKPPGTLELEEDEGFSDWSQKLEQLKQRSGGEGAQEAHQGECRQAQEAEPIQCEESPRSPTRSYEEEEEEEDSNLKEAEVMLEQVNLDQEAPTFIRFETRSSNFLKFVSTSTSEEYPGAELEQQQQLKETLEPGEENQHAEDKLQENITEENMPEEEEEKQEEKKRRLYEPEEVPEKRQRTPSTSSQEDEYQTPLSPTLKIIDRTESLNRSVQKSNSMKKTQAPLPVSKIDDKLEQYTQAIEISSKTPKPARQPSIDLPTNSAAVASTKSLWETGEVAQSSAKSTPCKDIVAGDIVNIRNLWEQKENPQTDANSKVKIPGKKYKYVATGHGQYKRVPIEDDGAREK, encoded by the exons GTTGACAGCTCAATGGAGTgtggaggatgaggaggaagctGCAAGGGAGCGACGTCGAAGGGAACGTGAGAGACAGCTGAGGTCCCAGACAGAAGATGGCCTCAACAGCACCTCTGAAGTGGCAGTACAAGAAAGCAG GATTGAtgggaagcctcctggaacctTAGAACTGGAAGAAGATGAGGGCTTTAGTGACTGGTCCCAGAAACTTGAACAGCTCAAGCAACGATCGGGAGGAGAGGGAGCGCAAGAAGCTCACCAAGGGGAATGCAGACAAGCCCAAGAAGCAGAGCCTATACAGTGTGAAGAAAG TCCCAGGTCACCAACACGCTCctacgaagaagaagaagaagaagaggacagcAATCTGAAGGAAGCAGAAGTAATGCTGGAGCAAGTCAATCTGGATCAGGAGGCTCCCACCTTCATCCGCTTTGAAACCAGATCATCCAATTTCCTCAAGTTTGTTTCTACTTCAACTTCAGAAGAGTACCCTGGAGCAGAGCTGGAGCAGCAGCAACAGCTTAAGGAAACCTTGGAGCCTGGAGAAGAGAATCAGCATGCTGAGGACAAGCTCCAAGAGAACATTACAGAAGAGAATATgcctgaggaagaggaagaaaaacaagag gagaagaaaagaagactaTATGAGCCTGAAGAGGTCCCAGAAAAACGACAGAGGACCCCAAGTACATCCAGTCAGGAAGACGAGTATCAAACTCCGTTAAGCCCAACATTAAAG ATCATTGACAGGACTGAATCTCTGAACCGATCTGTGCAGAAAAG taACAGTATGAAGAAGACCCAAGCACCACTTCCAGTTTCCAAGATTGATGATAAACTTGAGCAATACACTCAAGCCATTGAG ATCTCCAGCAAAACTCCGAAGCCAGCGCGCCAACCTTCCATTGACCTTCCTACCAATAGTGCCGCAGTGGCCAGCACAAAAAGCCTCTGGGAGACTGGTGAAGTGGCTCAGTCATCTGCAAAATCAACGCCCTGCAag GACATTGTGGCTGGAGACATTGTGAACATAAGAAACCTTTGGGAGCAAAAGGAGAACCCCCAAACAGATGCAAATTCTAAG GTCAAGATTCCTGGCAAGAAATATAAGTATGTGGCAACAGGACATGGACAGTACAAAAGGGTGCCAATAGAAGATGATGGGGCGAGGGAAAAATAG
- the LSP1 gene encoding lymphocyte-specific protein 1 isoform X1, translating into MADAQECLRDLEGETGKQEGAEGETQRLTAQWSVEDEEEAARERRRRERERQLRSQTEDGLNSTSEVAVQESRIDGKPPGTLELEEDEGFSDWSQKLEQLKQRSGGEGAQEAHQGECRQAQEAEPIQCEESPRSPTRSYEEEEEEEDSNLKEAEVMLEQVNLDQEAPTFIRFETRSSNFLKFVSTSTSEEYPGAELEQQQQLKETLEPGEENQHAEDKLQENITEENMPEEEEEKQEEKKRRLYEPEEVPEKRQRTPSTSSQEDEYQTPLSPTLKIIDRTESLNRSVQKSNSMKKTQAPLPVSKIDDKLEQYTQAIEISSKTPKPARQPSIDLPTNSAAVASTKSLWETGEVAQSSAKSTPCKDIVAGDIVNIRNLWEQKENPQTDANSKVKIPGKKYKYVATGHGQYKRVPIEDDGAREK; encoded by the exons GTTGACAGCTCAATGGAGTgtggaggatgaggaggaagctGCAAGGGAGCGACGTCGAAGGGAACGTGAGAGACAGCTGAGGTCCCAGACAGAAGATGGCCTCAACAGCACCTCTGAAGTGGCAGTACAAGAAAGCAG GATTGAtgggaagcctcctggaacctTAGAACTGGAAGAAGATGAGGGCTTTAGTGACTGGTCCCAGAAACTTGAACAGCTCAAGCAACGATCGGGAGGAGAGGGAGCGCAAGAAGCTCACCAAGGGGAATGCAGACAAGCCCAAGAAGCAGAGCCTATACAGTGTGAAGAAAG TCCCAGGTCACCAACACGCTCctacgaagaagaagaagaagaagaggacagcAATCTGAAGGAAGCAGAAGTAATGCTGGAGCAAGTCAATCTGGATCAGGAGGCTCCCACCTTCATCCGCTTTGAAACCAGATCATCCAATTTCCTCAAGTTTGTTTCTACTTCAACTTCAGAAGAGTACCCTGGAGCAGAGCTGGAGCAGCAGCAACAGCTTAAGGAAACCTTGGAGCCTGGAGAAGAGAATCAGCATGCTGAGGACAAGCTCCAAGAGAACATTACAGAAGAGAATATgcctgaggaagaggaagaaaaacaagag gagaagaaaagaagactaTATGAGCCTGAAGAGGTCCCAGAAAAACGACAGAGGACCCCAAGTACATCCAGTCAGGAAGACGAGTATCAAACTCCGTTAAGCCCAACATTAAAG ATCATTGACAGGACTGAATCTCTGAACCGATCTGTGCAGAAAAG taACAGTATGAAGAAGACCCAAGCACCACTTCCAGTTTCCAAGATTGATGATAAACTTGAGCAATACACTCAAGCCATTGAG ATCTCCAGCAAAACTCCGAAGCCAGCGCGCCAACCTTCCATTGACCTTCCTACCAATAGTGCCGCAGTGGCCAGCACAAAAAGCCTCTGGGAGACTGGTGAAGTGGCTCAGTCATCTGCAAAATCAACGCCCTGCAag GACATTGTGGCTGGAGACATTGTGAACATAAGAAACCTTTGGGAGCAAAAGGAGAACCCCCAAACAGATGCAAATTCTAAG GTCAAGATTCCTGGCAAGAAATATAAGTATGTGGCAACAGGACATGGACAGTACAAAAGGGTGCCAATAGAAGATGATGGGGCGAGGGAAAAATAG